ATGGGCTATATGATAATGCGATTATTTTTGAGAATAACGGAGTTGCGCTATCAAAGAACTCATCATTTTCTTCGGCTAGGTCACGAGGTAATTGGGAAATGAATTGTGTCTTTCCAACCCCATTTTTACCAATGATGGCGCATATTCTATTGGGTATTTCAGAAGTATCCTCAAAATCGAAATTAATTCTTATTGGGGGAATCTCGGCATCACCAAATTTTGGAGAAAATAGATGGGTGAACGTGTACATATCAGCACGTGTTCTACCACTCAGTTCAAATCTTACTTCTCTAAGAATTCTTTCAGCTTTGTCTTCTCTTATAAGGGAGTTTTTGAAATAGCTCTCCCTTTCAAAAATGTCAGAAATATCTGTGAAGAATGCAGCATCCCTTAAAGCGAATAGTATTGACCTGAATTTGGCCTTATACTCCTCTTTAAGATATTCATAATATGCCTTGCTTTGTCCCAGGCTACAAAAGGAATCATCTAGTTCAGTAAAAGATTCGGGTAGAATCGGGTGAAAATTTTGAAAGTTGCCATCTTTATCTTGGTGCTCTGAATAATTGCTAGAATCGTTCGTAATAATTTTAAGCTCACCAAATTTATCCAGTTCACCGTCAGAATCTCTGTAAACCAAATTGCAACGAGATTTTAAGGAATAATCATTCCACCAATCAAAGTCGCGAAAGTCCAGGATGAATATATCTTTTTCTTCGGGTTTAAACTCGTTCAAATCCTTAACCTCATAGTTGGGAAAGAACCTGATGTTGTTTTTCACGACACCTGTTGGGTATTTGTTGTTAGGGTCGTAGTTGGATAATTCAAATATTGGATTGTCGTCGTTGTCAAATCCAGAAGTGTCTAGGCTGAAGCCTTCTTTATTAAGTTGAAAGTTTATTTCATCAGCAAGATTAAGCCTTTGTGGTTCCGAAGGCTGAAAGCCGGGGCTTACAAGATATTCCAGCAGCTTAACTAGTTTATCACCTTCGGTAACATCAAATCTGGTAAGCAGTGTGTATTCTAGTTCCCAGTCATTATTATGGACAAGATGTTTAACAGCATCTCCGTAAGCGTCTTTATATCTCGAGTCTTCTGATGGTTTAGTTCTAAGATTAAATACATGATCAAGCAGATCAATTATTCCTTCATCATGTGATCCATAAAACACCGATGGATTGGCTATCAATCCCTTAGCTATTTTTATTTTCTTTTCTCGGTTTAGGTTGAAGGTCATTCTTCTCTTTCTAAAGATTTTATGTGATGCTTCCAAGATAATATTAAAATCACAATTACCTATTTTGTGTGAATATTTATCAATTTCTTCATTGTTTCATATGGCGCATGTTGAACTCGTTTTGCTTTGCGTCAAAATCAGGGATTTGATCTCCCCTGACGTGATGTCTGATAGAATTATAAGCACTTTGAGATTGTTCACTTTCTAAGGTTGAAACAAGTAGTTCAGTGACCCTTTAATGCACCGAAGTAGCACCTCGCCATAAGCCAACTATTTATGATAATTATCGTTAGCAATACTTGACACTGTACCAATAAAGTTGTACACTTGTAGTATGGATGAATTGCCCGAATACATAGCCTATCAAGGTGATGAATATCAAATAGAGTTCTATTTCGATGAGAAGGGTAAAAGTCAAGCAAGAGAGTATTTGACGAACATGGAAGCGTCAGATGCTAAGAAGTTTGCTCATCTTCTCCAAATGATGGGAGATGTCGGGCAAATAAAGAACGAACAGAAGTTTAGGAATGAAGGGGATAAAATCTATGCCTTCAAGCCTCAACCTCATAGGTTTTTATGCTTTTTCGTTAGTGGTAAGAAAATCATTATCACTAATGCTTTTATCAAGAAACAGCAAAAATTGCCCAAGTCAGAAAAAGACCGGGCATTGGATAAAAAACTGGATTACGAAACACGAAATAAGAAAGGAACATATTATGGAGAAGAAAACGAAAAATAAATTCGGGTCTGCATTCGGCAAGTTCTTGGATGATCCTGATTTCAAGAAAGACTATGATAAGGAGTTTAAGGAATTCGCCTTATCCGAACTTTTGATGACTTTAATGGATAACGAAAAGCAAAGCGTGCGAAAGCTTGCCGAATTGGCAGGAATTTCACCGACAACAATCCAGAATATAAAGTCAGGCAAAAACTCGGATGTGAAGCTCAGCAACTTCCTTAATATTATTGAGGCATGTGGTTATAGACTTGAGTTGGTAAAAGGCGAAAAGAGCCTTTCGCTTTCTGCCTAGTTTTATAGTTCGCTTAGAATAGAATAAAAGCCATCATTAGTGACTATCAAATGATCCTCTAAATCAATACGCAGCAATTTTCCCGCCTTATAGAATTGCTCGGTAAGATGAATGTCGGCCTTACTCGGTTTTAAATTCCCAGAAGGGTGATTATGAGCAAGTATAAAGCTGTTGGCTCGTCTTTTAAGGGCAATGGCGAAGACGAGTCTCAGATCGACTGTAGTTTCCGAGAGGCCACCTTTCGAGATCGAGGCGATAGACATAAGCCTAAGCTGGCGATCCAAAAACATCGCCTTGCATTCTTCGATTAGCTCGATCTGATCTTGATCCCAGCTCTCCAGAAATATTTCATAAGCATCTTTGGCACAAGTAATCTTTGGCCTTTCATGGGCTTTGAGCTTGTTTCGATAAGTAAGCTTTACTTCTTCAATATGCATATTTGTACTTCCTCAACATTGTATATTTCCCAATGACTGCTACCCTCTATTTCAGTGAATTCACTGCCACATAATTGAGATGCTATCTGTTCAGCTTCCTTCTGGGTATTGGCTCTGATTTGTACCTGTAGATAGGTGCGCATTTCGGCCTTTGCTATAAATGTTTTCATTAGTGACTCCTTACAGGATATCGAATAGTTCGGGTTGATGGGCGAGTAGATCATTAACATGTCTCTGATTAGCAAAGCCGTTAAGTAGGTGACTGACTTTAAGGCTCATGGACACATGGATGTCTTCACATTTTGGATTTTCAAGGTCTATTGAATTAGACTTTCGGAATTGATTGAATTCAAAAACTACCCTGCGGTATCGACTAATATCCTTATTCAGGCTTAGCCTAATATCAGCTTGAAGTTTTCTAAGTTTTTGATTGTTACCCGCAGACTTTTCAATATCATCCTTGAGGTAGCCGTATCTATCTGGCTCTTGCATTAATGTCCAAATCTCTTTTACCGACATTGGCGTACCGCCCAAAACGTAATACCAAGGATGCCCTGAGCAATAGGACATTTTTCCGAATTTCACTTTGTATTTATCTTTCATCTGGTCGTATCGCTTGGCCATTAAGCAAACTCCTTCTGGAAATCATTGAGGTATTGGCTGGCTTTTGCAGCCTGTGCCGAGGCTTTAAAAATGAGGGTCTTGTCATTGCGCAAGGCAGACAGCCAACTCTTGATATAAAGCGCATGATCTTTTGGCTGCGTTTGCTTGATATTGTGCTGAGCGCATAGAAACGCTGCGCCAAGCTCCGCGATCAATTCCTCGAACGCATAATTCTCAATGGCTTTTTTATTTGGATCATTTTTGCGATCCAGCCGCTGCTTTGCGCCCGTCCAATGCGTCAATTCATGGAGGAGGGTGGAGTAATAATTCTCTGTAGCACTTGCTTGGTCGGTTTCAAAGAACAGGGATGTTTCTGGCATGTTGATGTAATCGCCGAGTGGTGAATAAAAAGCTTCATCACTATCTGTTCGAATATCCGCGCCTGTGCTTCGGCAAAATTCATCGACCAATGATAGGCGTTCAACCTTATCAATTTCTGGTAGTTGTACTTGGTTAACATCTTCAAAGCCTTCAACCTGAGAGGCGTTGAATACTACATATTGCCGAAGCATCGGGATCTTCATTTCTTCTTTATCACCCGACTCGGTTTCGTTTTCTTTAGTAAGGGTTTTATAGAAGATAATGCGAGAGCCTTTTTCACCTTTTTTGACGGACGCACCGGCTTGTTGCCATTGCTTGAAGCTTGCCCATTTATTAGAGCGCAGGGATTTTGATTTCTGATTGAACCAAAGCGCAAGAATATTGATGCCTTGATACTGGTTCTTTGTTATCGGGTTTTCAGGAATGCCGAGGGCTGCAAGATTAGCAAAGGGCGGCTGGTAGTCCTTTAGATCAACTTCATCCAATAAGGTGATGATGTTGTTTGTGATTTCCTGTTGAATGTCTGGCTTTTGAGTTCTGGCATGAGACATAATATTTTGCTCCTTTTAAAAAAAGTGGAGGAAGCAGGGGAGATGTGCTTCCTCCATAGTTTGGGGGCTGAGAGTTAGGGCATTGCAGGCTCGTTTTGAGCTACTGTTTCTGGTTGAGGTTCGTTGTTTTGAACGGCTTTCTTCTTGGTCACTTTGTAAGCAAAAGTGGTCACGGCTGTTTCTTTATAACCTTCGGCAGTGTCAACGCTTTTGGAATTGTCTTCGCCTTTGATATATGCCCAATCACCTTTTTTCAGGTCTTTGGCCTGTGCGAAGGCATCAGTAAGATTGCTGGATACAAGAACATTGAAGTAATTGACCAAGGTCTTAACCCCGTCATCACTTTCATATTGCTTGTTTGTTGCTAGTCTCATACGAACAAATTTTCCATTAGCAATCAGCTCAGCATCTTTAACTAAACGTCCTGATTTCATCGAGATATTTGTATCTGCAAAAAGTTCGTTTTGGTTTTCTTTGGTTTGTTCTGACATAGTTTTTCTCCTTTATGTCTTTGGTTAAAACACCTTTGTAAAAGGGGTTATGGGGTTCGCCATAACCCTTGCCATGTGGCGAACAGGGGGTGAGCAAGACGCAAGGTCAAAAAAACAACAAGGGGGATCACCCACTTTGCACAAATGCAATGCGGAAAAGTGGGGAAATGTTTTTTTGCTGTTAAGAGAACCTTGCGCCGCGCGAGGTGGAACGCCTAAAGCTTTTCCTTGGCAAGTGCCAGTCGCTCTGCTCTTGATATGTCCATGCTTTTAGCTGCCATCGAGATCATGTCAGCTGTACAGGGCATCCTACCGCCTAACACAAAGCTCCGAAGTGCATCTGAATAATGCTCCAGGGCTTTACGCCAGTCGATAAAATGCTCACCTGACAAATCTTCCAGACGGTCGAATATACGTCCGGCATCTGCACTGATGTCGCAGATCATATCTTCCATCGTGAGATCGAGATCTCGTGGAAGGTTATTGTCGTTAGCATGTTCAGTTAGTGGGTATAGCCTTCCAGCTATGCGGGCGACTATTTCGCCATAATACAGAGTATTGTTACTCATCCTCTATTTACTCCTCACACAATGAGTTACACATTTACTGATTTCAGGAAAATATTCCTATAATCAATTTACAATCACGGGTTGTAGCAGCGTCAATTGCTGGAGTCAATAGGTAAAGTTCACTTTTTGTTCTTCTTTTTTAAAAGAGGGTACATATGTATGTCGAGCTGTAATTACAGTCCCTTAAAGAACTCTTCTAATGTAATGTTGTGAGGCTTTAAAACTTTGATCAAAGTTTTCATTGTGATATTGGCGTGACCTTCTTCGATTTCCCAATATTGCTTGGGCTGCATTTCAAGCTGATGAATGGCAAACCCTACGTAACCGCCAGTAAACCCACCTTTTTTACGAAGTTCTTTTAGTCTGGCTCCAAGAGCTTTCAAAAGGTCATCTATGGCTTTTTCATCTTTCATAGTACGAGATCAAAAGACGAGAAATGCGTTATAAAAATCAGCGTGTTATAACACGTAGTAAGAAAATTTCCATTATATTGCGTCTTATAACTCGCAGTAATGCAAACGTTAATTTTTTAAGAAACGGTTTGAAACCCCTTGTACACAAAGGGTAAAAGCTGATATAAAGTATGTTGGTATAAAAGGATTAAAGGCCATGAATAAGAAGCAAGCTGTACTACTATCATTGATGTTGACCTTTGGCGCTGCTGTCGCGAACGACAATGGCGGTAAAGAGCCAGGCACAAAGACCGCAGTTGAAAATAATGAGGCACGTCCTCTTAATGCGCCTATTGTTAAATCAGGCCGCTCTAATGATGCTTCTGAGGCATCTAAAGCAGGTAAGCTTGCTATTCACATTTATGGTGGTGAGAAGGCTGAACGCTCCGCAGAAGAAAATGCTAAAATTCTAGCAAATGCCTTTGCTGACCGACGTTTTACGGATAAGCCCATGTACATTACGGCGACCCATGAAGAAACAGGTGAAGAGCGCGAAACTCTGGTCACAATCTATATGGATGGAGTTCGTTATTCAAAAAATATTAATAGCAAAATCGTTAATGCTTTTTCTCCAAGACAAATTGGCGGAGCCATTGACATAATTGCAGAGGAATTTGTTGATGAACACGGCAACCATCTGGTCATACCAGAAAATGTTGAGCCTGTAGTTGTAGCGAGTATAAATTAATTAACCGAACGGATTAGGCGAATTTGAAGGCGTGCTTGAAAATGGATCAGGTGCGCTTTTATTTTGATTATCCAGATCAAATGGATTTTGCTTATCATTTGCGGCCAAATTAAATGTCTCCGAAACCGTACCAAGAGTGGCGTTTTCAACATCATTTACAAATCCTACATTGGCATCCTTCTTAACGTCTGAAAATACCTCGTCAAAGTCTATACCCTCAATACCACTTTTGCTCATAAGCTCCTGTAGTGCCTGCTTTTGCTCGTCTGTAAAACCATGTTCTTCATCATAGTCTTTCGCAAGCTGGATCAGCTCGTGCTTTAGTGTTTCTTTTGTGAATTCGTCTAAATCTTGAAGTTCTGGATCAAGCTTCTGGAAATCTTCATTGTTCATCGCTGCAACATCATCAGCATTCATATCATAGTCATTAATCAGGATTAGTCTGTATTGATCCCAATCTCCGGATTCAAAGGCCGCCTGTCTTCGGCTCTGTCGATCTGCCACCCTGTTATAATCATCCAGCTTGTCACCGAAATCATCCATAAAGGCTTTGAAGTCCTTATTGCCTTCCAGTAGGAGCTTGAGATTTTCATCACGCTCTTTCTTCTTTTTCTCGGAAAGCTCATTATTACCGCCTGCATTGGACGCACTGCCTTTGGCAATCAGGCCAACCTCATCAGCCTTGCCATTCAACGTATAATTAAAGCTCGTCTGCTCATTATGTTTCAGACGTTCTTCACTTTTTATCTGTCTTGAATTTTCATTTTCGACTGTCATGTCTTTTTTTTCCACCAGCTTCTTTATTCACACTAAGACTGACTTCTTCCCCTCGTTAATTGCACTTCCATTCCCAAAATCTATTTTTCCCCATTGCCTAAATGACATGACCATTCTCACAGATAAATATGAAAATGCCGTAAATTATTCATAGCCTTTAGCCTAATTTGTATCTAATCTTAATGGTCTATTAAGAATTAAGCCTATATGCTTGATTCTATGCCTAGAAAACCTGCTCTTTCAGATATAGATTTCAATGAAAATCCAGATGCCTATAAGGTCTTACTGGATGAAAACAAGCGCACGGGCATAGGTGCAGTTGGTCTTGCAAAAATTGATTTTCTACCGCAGAGCCTAAATCATAGTCGCATCCATAATATATTGATGGGACAGGTCAAGCACCCTTCAAAAGAAGAATATGATGCACTGATCAAAGCCTATAGCCTGTTCCCTACATTGCAGCGCATTAAGCTCACCCCCCAGAAGATTAACAAGATGAAATCCCTGATCGAAGAGAAGGGGATTAAGAAGGCTGATATATCCAAGGCTACCCCTCGATATTACGGCTTTAATATTCAAATCTTAAAGAATTGGCTTTCAGGGGAAACGGAAACTGCGGATAAGAATAGTTTCGATGCGGTTTTGAGCTTCATTGAAGCTTACGAACCACCAAAAAAGGTTCAAATATCAGATCGACGTAAATCACCCCGATTGGTTGAGATAACGCCCGAGTACCTGGAAAAGCTTGAAGCAGAAATCAAAAGAACGAATTTCGAACCTTATGTCCTTTTGAAACGATTTAGGATCGATCATATAAAGGCAGTCATGATCCATGATTGGCGCGGCGGTAGGCGTAAGAAGGTACGCCCTGAAAATCTATCCACTATTCTTGATGCTTATGCCACGCTACCAGATGCGGGCCTACTTTCTTAAAATGGTTCCAATGGAGTAATCTGATGAGACTTCCATAAATCTTGATATTTAATTTCTGAATGAAGTACACTGATAAGATGAAAGCATCACTTGCCTTAAATCACAAAGATCAAATCGCACTCTTTTATGATGAGCCACTTAACATTTCACCTCAATGGGTATCCATAGATATTGATTTGGGTGAAATATATGTTGGTGGTGATGATACTGAGAGTAAAACAATCAAGCTTGATAAAGTAGATCCGCGTATCTATCAAAGAGTTAGATCAGAATCTCGAATTCTTCTTATTCAGCTTGATAATACAGAAAAGCACGAACCGGTAGGTTCGGTCTTTGTCCCGTTAATGATTGCTCAAAAACTGTAGATCACATTAATCGATTCTTAATCATTTCGTTTTAAAATAAACGAGTGATTAGAGAATGAGGAAATGGTTGAGCAATGACTAAAGATAATTCCAAAAATGAGCAGGATGAGCTTTTCTGGTACTTGAGATCAAAGGGGCAGGGTGTTGGAGTCTCAACCACTTATGAGAGAACGGAATTTGGCAAACATATAGACCATATGAACGCTTTCTATGGAAGCTTATCTCCAGACCAGCAAGAGGCATTTGTTGATCCATTTTCTGACGAACAGGAAATGGCAGAATTTGAAAATTCTTTGACATCCGGTCAACTAGAATTTTGGGGTATTATCAAATCAGAAGCTGAAAATTTGAATGGGTATGCCATCCCTGATGAGGATATAAGCGAAAGTGATTTAGCAATGAGTAGCCTTCGTACAATGCTTGATTTGGGGCTATCGGATAATCCGGAAATCAGAGCCATACAAAACCAAACAATTGAAAATCTAGGCGGTGTGGAAGCCGCCATGAAATTGGCGGAAGACACGATAAATCCAGACTTTGAATTAAATCCAGCAGTTGAGGCAAATCTAATCGATGCCCAAAATGGAGAACATGAGTATTTCGAACATAATAATGTCGTTGAAAGTTTTTTTGAAGGTCAACCATTTGAGGTAGCAGGGTCATTGCAAGGAGGAGTTTTGCCAGATCAAATGATAGATAAGACGGAAGCACCAACAGTCGAAAGTCCAGGCATCCAAATTGCTCCTTTAATTCCAGATGGCCCATAATTTGGTTAGAGATTTAAAGTTAAACTATCTCGATTAAATCAACTCTTTATCAAAAAAACGATCAAGGCCGCTTCTTCTTCGGACGGAAACGGGTATTTTTTCATTGTTAGTTAATAAAACAAAGGAGCTGTTTTTCCTTTTCACAAACTTTTTCACGTGATCCATATTAACCAAATGAGATTGATGAATCTGATAAAAGTCCTCCAAAAGGTCATCGTAATGTTTAAGCGTCTTGGTGATCAAATGTTTGTCACCGTTGAATAATATGATAGTGCAATAATTTCCAGCTCCTTCAAAACGCAGAATTTCACCCATTTTGAAACATAATCTCTCATTCGTTGAAGATATTATTAATTTCTTTTCTGATGAACTCAAAGTTTCTTGGTTGTGAATTAAAGTTGCTAAGCGCGAGTCTGTGTCTCGAATTTTTTTGTTTTGGAGAGACCTTTTTAAAGCAATTTCTACATCATCAAAATCTACTGGTTTGAGCAGATAATGAACAGCACTATACTCAAATGCTTTTACAGCATATTCATTGTGTGCTGTGATGAAAATTACATCAAAACTGATATTTTCTAGATTTTGAAGTAAATCGAAGCACGAGCCGTCCTTCAATTCTACATCCAAGAAGATAAGGTCGGGAGCAAGCTTGGGTAAGTTTTCAGACGAGTCCTTGATATTATCGAACTCTCCTATAATTTTGATTTTATTTGAGCTTTTTTCAAGAGCCCTTTTTAATCGTTCAATACAATGATTTTCGTCTTCAATTATAACGGCTGTAAGCATAGTTAAAATTTAATTTGATACGGAATTGAAATTATAACCCTTAACCCTTGTTCTAAATCCTGCAATTCAAAATGGGTCTTTTGATTGGTCAGTTGGTTTAAATAATCAATTCGGTTTTGCGCTATTTCCATTCCCATTGATTTTCCCTTGTGTGAGGGGGTGGAGATGAACCGACCAATACCATTGTCTTCTATGATGCAGGTGAGTCTTTCTTGATTTTCCAGATACATATTTACTGAAATTTCTCCCAAACCATCTTTCTTTGAAATACCATGTTCAATACTATTCTCAAGAAACGGCTGAATAAATAAAGAAGGAACCAAGGTGCTTTCCTTATTAATTTCTTGATCAACTTCAATATCAAACTTTAGTGTATTATTGAGACGGAGACTTTCAATTTCAACATACGTTTTTATAAGAGTAATTTCTTCGTCTAACATAATCCAATTTTCCGTTGAGTTTTCGAGTATCGACCTCATCAATTTTGAAAATTTAACCAAATAATTGCTGGCCTTTTCTGCGCCATGTTTGAACATATATTGATCAATGGAGTTGAGCGCATTGAAGATAAAATGCGGATTAATCTGAGCTCTCAGAGTTGTTAGTTTTGACTCAGCAAGATTTTTTTTGAATTCAGATTCTTTTCCTTTGGAAACGACTTTTTGTTTTTGCCAAACTAAGAATGATATCAAAAAGAGTGCTCCGATAATTCCTCCACCAGAAATCAGGTAAGTTTTATTAATAAGTTTTTGTTTTGAGATTTCCGCCTGAGCAAGAAGGTCTTTGCGTTCACTTTCAAATGCCAGATCCTTCTTGGTAAACTCCACTCTTCGATCGGAAGCCGTAATACTATCGTTGAGTGATTTAAACTGCTCATGAGCGGAAAGAGCTTCTTTATATTTTTTTTTTGCTTTATAGGCATCATAGAGTGTTGCATACAAGCTTTTTTGGACAAAAAGGTTGCCCTGTAATGTGGGTAGCTCTAAAGCATTCGAAGCATAAGATTCAGCTAAATCATACTTTTTTGCTTTCAAGAAAACTTCACTAGCATTTAAATATGCTGTTGGCCTGACAATTTCAATCTGGTGTATTTCAACCAATTTCAAGGCATTTTGAATAGAAATAGTAGCTTCTTCAAAGTATCCCGCCCTTGATAGGACTAATGAAAGGTTGCTAAGCGAATTTGCTTCAACAGGAAAGTTCTTTTCTGAATGTGCACGATGAATTGCTTGTTTGTAATAATACGCAGCGGAATCTAACTCATTAAGTTCCCCGAATACATTTCCGATCAGTTGCTCCGGTATGGCATAACCGTCAAATTCATTCAAAACCCTTTTGAAAATCTTCAAAGCCAGGTCATAATCCTGTTGCTCAGTATAGATAGTGCCTATATTTAGCAGACTGCCAACCATGTGTTTTTTTAGGGAAGAATGCCGATCTGTTATGGACACAGCTCGCTGGTAGTATTCTAATGCCTTTATCGATTCTCCGTGTAGATAATGATGAATGGTTGCAATTCTTTGGTTAGCAATGATTTGTCCCAAAGGGTACTCAATTTCCTCTGCAATTTGTAGTGTTTCAAAAGCATACTCCAATAAAGTAGAATCCGAGGGTCTGCTATAAATGCAATGTTTTGAAAAGGTATTACGCAAGTCAACATATAGCGAGTCATGGACTTCTTTGTTTTCAATTTCAATTTGCAGCGAGTCAAGAATTGGAACTTGTGCGATAAGTGAGTGTGCTCCAATAAGGAAAAAGTAGGCTAATCTGATCATAAATTTAAGTACGAGCTAAACAATCAATAAAGATGTTTATTTATTCGGCTATTCGCCAGTCAAGAGCGGATTACCGACCGGTAATTAGAATAACTTTTCAAAAAATGATTACGAATACAGCTAATTTACTTTCAGATACCAAAAAATGAATGACGATTAATAACTAGTGGCTACACTAGTACGCCGGATGAATAATTTTCCACTTTTTTTGTATGAGCCTAATAATTAGGCTAGTTTATCTTTTCATACATCGCAGTTCGCATGAGACCATTATATCTTTTATTTATCGGTATACTTATCGGTTTATCGTTTTCAGCGTCGAGTCAAAGGGCGCAAATTTTTCCAGGAATATATCGAGCGAAAATGATTGTCCCTGTAGCCAAAAAAAAGGGGAAGAAACCAAAGCCTAAGGAAGTATTTGTATCAATCTATAGGCTAAAATATACCTTTGCGACAAGTGGTAAAAAAACTAGACAAATCGATTTTTTTAAGTATATAGAATATTTTGAAGGAGAACGAACAAGAGAATTAATATTTGAGAGTAATATGATAACTCAGAATGAAGCTCGGACTGAAGCCGGTATGTTACATGTAACTAAGGATATACTTAATTCTTATAAGACTTACACGGATTTTGAATGGATAAAATTTGATCAGAATAAAAAATTCTTTGCTGATTTTGATAGAGAAGATGGCCAGAATTTTATCAACGCCTATTATAAAAAAATATATAGCATACCTGCTGGACAACATTATTCAAGCAAATGGAGTGAAATATTTGATATCCGAGACATTGATTTTATTAAAAAACTAAAAATAGTAGGTGTAGGAGATAAGAAGACAATCGATGAATTTGTTGACTTAAAGCATCATGTAGATGAACAATTAAAGTCCCACATTGATTATACCGCCGAAGCATCAGCATTAAAAAGAGAAAATGAATATTTACTTAATGATTTAGGTAAAAATATTTTAAACTCTTCTTATCATTCATTGAGTGTCTATCAATTTTACGATGAAAATGGCTCATCTCTCATTAATGCCAGGGTAGGCAAAGAAACTTATTATTCTAACAAAGAGTATGATGACAAAACTTACTATGTTCACAAGTACCTACTTTTAAAGCACTATGAAAATGATAAAATTCTTAAAGAAGTGTATTTAAGACCAATTGATGTCAATAGTGATATCTATAACCCTCATATTTTTCTCATGGAAGTTGTCAAAGACTCTCTCCCTTTTGTTATTCCATATCAAAAACTTGTTATTGATCACTCTGGAACTAGCAAGCTGAAAATTTATGGTTTAAAGGGTAGTTGTAATAAAGTAGAAAATTTGGAAAATTTCTATCCAGAAAGGTCTACTGATGTACTCAATCTGGCCTATGTAAAAAGGGAAAGAACAGGAGAGTTAATCAAAAAACAAATCTATAATGATCGGAGATTCGAGCACATGATACTTACTACTGAGCTTCCCATCAGGAAAGAAAAATTTCTGATCGAGAAAGAAAAATT
The sequence above is drawn from the Reichenbachiella sp. genome and encodes:
- a CDS encoding AAA family ATPase — encoded protein: MTFNLNREKKIKIAKGLIANPSVFYGSHDEGIIDLLDHVFNLRTKPSEDSRYKDAYGDAVKHLVHNNDWELEYTLLTRFDVTEGDKLVKLLEYLVSPGFQPSEPQRLNLADEINFQLNKEGFSLDTSGFDNDDNPIFELSNYDPNNKYPTGVVKNNIRFFPNYEVKDLNEFKPEEKDIFILDFRDFDWWNDYSLKSRCNLVYRDSDGELDKFGELKIITNDSSNYSEHQDKDGNFQNFHPILPESFTELDDSFCSLGQSKAYYEYLKEEYKAKFRSILFALRDAAFFTDISDIFERESYFKNSLIREDKAERILREVRFELSGRTRADMYTFTHLFSPKFGDAEIPPIRINFDFEDTSEIPNRICAIIGKNGVGKTQFISQLPRDLAEENDEFFDSATPLFSKIIALSYSPFDTFKPSKSGINIDYTFCSLRDETGDMGDDRGRAIKFGHTRKRIEELERVEDWEEILSEFLPESYLLGIFGRDDLGKPKVNIEKLNSMRRELSSGQRILLETVTNIIAHIRYDSLLLFDEPETHLHPNAIAQLMNTIYELVKRFQSFCILTTHSPIIIRELLSRNVYVFDRVEDSLAIRKIGLESFGANLSDITEEVFGTNEIPKHYQEIIRRLKRKEKNADEIIEAIQSDNIPVSLNLRLFVNSIFEESE
- a CDS encoding type II toxin-antitoxin system RelE/ParE family toxin; the protein is MDELPEYIAYQGDEYQIEFYFDEKGKSQAREYLTNMEASDAKKFAHLLQMMGDVGQIKNEQKFRNEGDKIYAFKPQPHRFLCFFVSGKKIIITNAFIKKQQKLPKSEKDRALDKKLDYETRNKKGTYYGEENEK
- a CDS encoding helix-turn-helix transcriptional regulator — protein: MEKKTKNKFGSAFGKFLDDPDFKKDYDKEFKEFALSELLMTLMDNEKQSVRKLAELAGISPTTIQNIKSGKNSDVKLSNFLNIIEACGYRLELVKGEKSLSLSA
- a CDS encoding JAB domain-containing protein codes for the protein MHIEEVKLTYRNKLKAHERPKITCAKDAYEIFLESWDQDQIELIEECKAMFLDRQLRLMSIASISKGGLSETTVDLRLVFAIALKRRANSFILAHNHPSGNLKPSKADIHLTEQFYKAGKLLRIDLEDHLIVTNDGFYSILSEL
- a CDS encoding ArdC family protein, with protein sequence MSHARTQKPDIQQEITNNIITLLDEVDLKDYQPPFANLAALGIPENPITKNQYQGINILALWFNQKSKSLRSNKWASFKQWQQAGASVKKGEKGSRIIFYKTLTKENETESGDKEEMKIPMLRQYVVFNASQVEGFEDVNQVQLPEIDKVERLSLVDEFCRSTGADIRTDSDEAFYSPLGDYINMPETSLFFETDQASATENYYSTLLHELTHWTGAKQRLDRKNDPNKKAIENYAFEELIAELGAAFLCAQHNIKQTQPKDHALYIKSWLSALRNDKTLIFKASAQAAKASQYLNDFQKEFA
- a CDS encoding single-stranded DNA-binding protein, whose product is MSEQTKENQNELFADTNISMKSGRLVKDAELIANGKFVRMRLATNKQYESDDGVKTLVNYFNVLVSSNLTDAFAQAKDLKKGDWAYIKGEDNSKSVDTAEGYKETAVTTFAYKVTKKKAVQNNEPQPETVAQNEPAMP
- a CDS encoding helix-turn-helix transcriptional regulator, yielding MKDEKAIDDLLKALGARLKELRKKGGFTGGYVGFAIHQLEMQPKQYWEIEEGHANITMKTLIKVLKPHNITLEEFFKGL
- a CDS encoding LytTR family DNA-binding domain-containing protein produces the protein MLTAVIIEDENHCIERLKRALEKSSNKIKIIGEFDNIKDSSENLPKLAPDLIFLDVELKDGSCFDLLQNLENISFDVIFITAHNEYAVKAFEYSAVHYLLKPVDFDDVEIALKRSLQNKKIRDTDSRLATLIHNQETLSSSEKKLIISSTNERLCFKMGEILRFEGAGNYCTIILFNGDKHLITKTLKHYDDLLEDFYQIHQSHLVNMDHVKKFVKRKNSSFVLLTNNEKIPVSVRRRSGLDRFFDKELI